The Miscanthus floridulus cultivar M001 chromosome 7, ASM1932011v1, whole genome shotgun sequence genome includes a region encoding these proteins:
- the LOC136463010 gene encoding ethylene-responsive transcription factor WIN1-like has protein sequence MTENLHSRKMVQPKKFRGVRQRHWGSWVSEIRHPLLKRRVWLGTFETAEEAARAYDEAAVLMSGRNAKTNFPVQRSSTGEPTPAAGRDARSNAGSGSSTTNLSQILSAKLRKCCKAPSPSLTCLRLDPEKSHIGVWQKRAGARADSNWVMTVELNKGAASTDAASQSTSATPAPPATPMDDEERIALQMIEELLSSSSPASPSHGDDQGRFII, from the exons CTCCAGGAAAATGGTACAGCCAAAGAAGTTTCGTGGAGTCCGGCAGCGCCACTGGGGTTCCTGGGTCTCCGAGATCAGGCATCCCCTCCT TAAGAGGAGGGTCTGGCTGGGCACCTTCGAGACCGCTGAGGAGGCAGCGAGAGCATATGACGAGGCTGCCGTGCTGATGAGCGGCCGCAACGCCAAGACCAACTTCCCAGTCCAAAGGAGCAGCACAGGGGAGCCTACCCCAGCTGCGGGAAGGGACGCTCGCAGCAACGCCGGCAGCGGCTCCTCTACCACCAACCTGTCCCAGATTCTCAGTGCGAAGCTCCGCAAATGCTGCAAGGCGCCATCGCCGTCCCTGACCTGTCTCCGCCTTGACCCTGAGAAGTCCCACATTGGTGTTTGGCAGAAGCGCGCAGGAGCCCGCGCTGACTCCAACTGGGTCATGACCGTGGAGCTCAACAAAGGTGCAGCATCCACTGACGCTGCATCACAGTCCACATCAGCAACACCTGCTCCACCAGCCACCCCGATGGATGACGAGGAGAGGATCGCCCTGCAAATGATCGAAGAGTTgctgagcagcagcagcccagcttCACCCTCGCACGGAGATGACCAAGGTCGCTTCATCATCTGA